In Vibrio japonicus, one DNA window encodes the following:
- the rplQ gene encoding 50S ribosomal protein L17, which translates to MRHRKSGRQLNRNSSHRKAMFSNMASSLVRHEVIKTTLPKAKELRRVVEPLITLAKTDSVANRRLAFARTRDNEVVAKLFNELGPRFAARQGGYTRILKAGFRAGDKAPMAYIELVDRPAAEEAAE; encoded by the coding sequence ATGCGCCATCGTAAGAGTGGTCGTCAACTCAACCGCAACAGCTCACATCGTAAAGCGATGTTCAGCAATATGGCTAGCTCTCTAGTACGTCATGAAGTTATCAAGACTACACTGCCAAAAGCAAAAGAGCTACGTCGCGTAGTTGAGCCTTTGATTACACTAGCTAAGACTGACAGCGTTGCTAACCGTCGTCTAGCATTTGCACGTACTCGTGACAACGAAGTAGTTGCAAAACTGTTTAACGAACTAGGTCCACGTTTTGCTGCTCGTCAGGGCGGTTATACACGTATCCTAAAAGCTGGCTTCCGTGCTGGTGACAAAGCTCCAATGGCTTACATTGAGCTTGTAGATCGCCCAGCTGCTGAAGAAGCTGCTGAGTAA
- the rplO gene encoding 50S ribosomal protein L15, whose translation MRLNTLSPAAGSKPSAKRVGRGIGSGLGKTGGRGHKGQKSRSGGKVRPGFEGGQMPLKQRLPKFGFTSRKSLVSAEVRLAELAKVTGDVVDLNSLKAANIITKNIEFVKVVLSGEINKAVTVKGLRVTKGAKAAIEAAGGKIEE comes from the coding sequence ATGCGTTTGAATACTCTATCACCGGCTGCGGGCTCTAAGCCTTCTGCGAAGCGCGTAGGTCGTGGTATCGGTTCTGGCCTAGGTAAAACCGGTGGCCGTGGCCACAAAGGTCAAAAGTCACGCTCAGGCGGTAAAGTTCGCCCAGGTTTCGAAGGCGGTCAGATGCCTCTGAAACAGCGTCTACCTAAGTTCGGCTTCACTTCTCGTAAGAGCCTAGTGTCTGCTGAAGTTCGTCTAGCTGAGCTAGCGAAAGTAACAGGTGACGTAGTAGATCTAAACAGTCTTAAAGCTGCTAACATCATCACTAAGAACATCGAATTCGTTAAAGTTGTTCTTTCTGGTGAAATCAACAAAGCAGTGACTGTAAAAGGTCTACGTGTGACTAAAGGCGCTAAAGCTGCAATCGAAGCTGCAGGCGGTAAAATCGAGGAATAA
- the rplF gene encoding 50S ribosomal protein L6 codes for MSRVAKAPVAIPAGVEVKLNGQEITVKGAKGELSRVLNDAVVVAQEENNLTFGPREGVANAWAQAGTARALVNNMVVGVTEGFTKKLTLKGVGYRAAIKGNAVGLTLGFSHPVEHELPAGIKAECPSQTEIVITGCDKQLVGQVAADIRSYREPEPYKGKGVRYADENVRTKEAKKK; via the coding sequence ATGTCTCGTGTTGCTAAAGCACCTGTCGCTATTCCAGCTGGCGTAGAGGTGAAACTAAACGGCCAAGAAATCACTGTAAAAGGTGCTAAAGGCGAACTATCACGCGTTCTTAATGATGCGGTAGTTGTTGCTCAGGAAGAAAACAATCTTACTTTCGGTCCACGCGAAGGTGTTGCTAACGCATGGGCACAAGCAGGTACTGCTCGCGCTCTAGTTAACAACATGGTTGTTGGTGTTACTGAAGGCTTTACTAAGAAGCTAACTCTTAAAGGTGTTGGTTACCGTGCTGCTATTAAAGGCAACGCTGTAGGCCTAACACTAGGCTTCTCTCACCCAGTTGAGCACGAGTTGCCAGCGGGTATTAAAGCTGAATGTCCAAGCCAAACTGAAATTGTTATCACTGGTTGTGACAAACAACTAGTTGGTCAAGTTGCGGCTGACATTCGTTCTTACCGTGAGCCTGAGCCGTATAAAGGCAAAGGTGTTCGTTACGCAGATGAAAATGTGCGTACTAAAGAAGCTAAGAAGAAGTAA
- a CDS encoding DUF2780 domain-containing protein, whose translation MNKNLVLAVIASAALMGCQNTSGSSENTASTNAGSSSYSSIAGAALLAAAQSWGQQSEDTSVLTQAIQQSTNVTPQQAAGGVGSLLALAQNSLGQTQNNELAGLIPGYSSLQQSGLTSMIVNSDMVKSSFTALGMDPSLISTFAPIILQTLQSQGASTGLLSSLGTIWQ comes from the coding sequence ATGAATAAAAATCTTGTATTGGCAGTGATTGCAAGTGCAGCTTTAATGGGCTGTCAAAACACTTCAGGAAGCTCAGAAAATACTGCATCGACCAATGCTGGCAGTAGCTCATACAGCTCTATTGCTGGCGCTGCGTTACTTGCTGCTGCTCAATCATGGGGTCAACAAAGCGAGGATACTTCGGTTCTTACTCAGGCTATTCAGCAAAGTACAAATGTGACACCTCAGCAGGCGGCGGGAGGCGTTGGCTCTCTTTTAGCACTAGCTCAAAACTCACTAGGTCAAACGCAGAACAACGAACTAGCAGGCCTAATTCCTGGTTATAGCTCTCTTCAGCAATCAGGTCTAACTTCAATGATTGTGAACAGTGACATGGTTAAAAGCAGCTTTACTGCCTTAGGAATGGACCCATCACTCATTTCAACATTTGCACCAATCATTCTACAAACACTTCAAAGCCAAGGTGCAAGCACTGGCCTTCTAAGTAGCCTAGGTACAATCTGGCAATAA
- the rpsN gene encoding 30S ribosomal protein S14, with translation MAKQSMKAREAKRAKLVAKFAEKRAALKAIISDVNASEEDRWNAVLTLQSLPRDSSASRQRNRCNQTGRPHGYLRKFGLSRIKVREACMKGEIPGLRKASW, from the coding sequence ATGGCTAAACAATCAATGAAAGCACGTGAAGCAAAGCGTGCAAAGCTAGTAGCTAAGTTCGCTGAAAAGCGTGCAGCGCTAAAAGCTATCATCAGCGATGTAAACGCATCTGAAGAAGATCGTTGGAACGCAGTTCTTACACTGCAATCTCTTCCACGTGATTCAAGTGCTTCACGTCAGCGCAACCGTTGCAACCAAACTGGTCGTCCACACGGTTACCTACGTAAGTTCGGTCTAAGCCGTATTAAGGTTCGTGAAGCTTGCATGAAAGGCGAGATTCCGGGTCTTCGTAAGGCTAGCTGGTAA
- the rpsH gene encoding 30S ribosomal protein S8 produces MSMQDPISDMLTRVRNGQAANKVAVKMPSSKLKVAIAALLKAEGYITDFAVEGEVKPELEVTLKYFQAKPVIEQLKRVSRPGLRVYKKKDELPSVMGGLGVAIVSTSKGLMSDRAARKAGLGGEIICYVA; encoded by the coding sequence ATGAGCATGCAAGATCCGATTTCGGATATGCTGACCCGCGTTCGTAACGGTCAGGCAGCAAACAAAGTTGCTGTAAAAATGCCTTCTTCAAAGCTTAAAGTTGCAATTGCTGCACTACTAAAAGCTGAAGGTTACATCACTGACTTCGCTGTTGAAGGCGAAGTAAAACCTGAGCTAGAAGTAACTCTTAAGTACTTCCAAGCTAAACCAGTTATTGAGCAACTTAAACGTGTTTCTCGTCCAGGTCTACGTGTTTACAAGAAGAAAGATGAACTTCCTTCTGTAATGGGTGGTCTTGGTGTTGCTATCGTTTCAACTTCCAAGGGTCTAATGTCAGACCGCGCTGCACGTAAAGCAGGTCTTGGTGGTGAAATCATCTGCTACGTAGCGTAA
- the rpmJ gene encoding 50S ribosomal protein L36, with product MKVRASVKKICRNCKVIKRNGVVRVICSEPKHKQRQG from the coding sequence ATGAAAGTTCGTGCTTCCGTTAAAAAAATCTGCCGTAACTGTAAAGTTATCAAGCGTAACGGTGTTGTTCGCGTGATTTGCAGTGAGCCAAAGCACAAGCAGCGCCAAGGCTAA
- the rpsK gene encoding 30S ribosomal protein S11: protein MAKQPTRARKRVRKQVADGVAHIHASFNNTIVTITDRQGNALAWATAGGSGFRGSRKSTPFAAQVAAERCAEMAKEYGLKNLEVMVKGPGPGRESTVRALNAAGFRITNIVDATPIPHNGCRPPKKRRV from the coding sequence ATGGCTAAACAACCAACTCGCGCTCGCAAGCGCGTACGCAAGCAAGTTGCAGATGGCGTTGCGCACATCCATGCATCTTTCAATAACACAATCGTAACTATCACTGACCGTCAAGGCAATGCTCTTGCATGGGCTACTGCAGGTGGTTCAGGTTTCCGTGGTTCTCGTAAGTCTACTCCGTTCGCTGCACAGGTTGCTGCTGAGCGTTGTGCTGAAATGGCTAAAGAGTACGGTCTAAAGAACTTGGAAGTTATGGTTAAGGGTCCTGGTCCAGGTCGTGAATCTACTGTTCGCGCACTGAATGCAGCTGGTTTCCGCATCACAAACATCGTTGATGCTACACCAATCCCTCATAACGGTTGTCGTCCACCTAAGAAACGTCGCGTATAA
- the rpsE gene encoding 30S ribosomal protein S5 translates to MAKEQQVQANDLQEKLIAVNRVSKTVKGGRIMSFTALTVVGDGNGRVGFGYGKAREVPAAIQKAMEKARRNMTTIALNEGTLHHPVKGRHSGSKVYMQPAAEGTGVIAGGAMRAVLEVAGVHNVLSKAYGSTNPINIVRATIDALGSMKSPEMVAAKRGLTVESISE, encoded by the coding sequence ATGGCTAAAGAACAACAAGTTCAAGCGAATGATTTGCAAGAAAAGCTAATCGCCGTTAACCGTGTTTCTAAAACGGTTAAAGGTGGTCGAATCATGAGCTTTACTGCACTAACAGTAGTTGGTGACGGTAACGGTCGCGTAGGTTTCGGTTACGGCAAAGCTCGTGAAGTACCTGCAGCGATCCAAAAAGCAATGGAAAAAGCGCGTCGTAACATGACTACGATCGCTCTAAACGAAGGTACTCTTCACCACCCAGTGAAAGGTCGCCATTCGGGCTCTAAAGTTTACATGCAGCCTGCTGCAGAAGGTACTGGTGTTATCGCAGGTGGTGCGATGCGTGCAGTACTAGAAGTTGCTGGTGTACACAACGTACTATCTAAAGCATACGGTTCTACGAACCCTATTAACATCGTTCGTGCAACGATCGATGCACTAGGTAGCATGAAGTCGCCAGAGATGGTTGCTGCTAAACGTGGTCTAACTGTTGAATCTATTTCGGAGTAA
- the secY gene encoding preprotein translocase subunit SecY, translating to MAKKPGQDFRSAQSGLSELKSRLLFVIGALLVFRAGSFVPIPGIDAAVLADLFEQQKGTIVEMFNMFSGGALERASILALGIMPYISASIVVQLLTVVHPALAELKKEGEAGRRKISQYTRYGTLVLATFQAIGIATGLPNMVDNLVVINQTMFTLIATVSLVTGTMFLMWLGEQITERGIGNGISLLIFAGIVAGLPSAIGQTIEQARQGELHVLLLLLIAVLAFAVIYFVVFMERGQRRIVVNYAKRQQGRKVFAAQSTHLPLKINMAGVIPAIFASSIILFPGTLAQWFGQNGESSAFGWLTDVSLALSPGQPLYVMLYAAAIIFFCFFYTALVFNPRETADNLKKSGAFVPGIRPGEQTAKYIDKVMTRLTLAGALYITFICLIPEFMMVAWNVRFYFGGTSLLIVVVVIMDFMAQVQTHMMSQQYDSVLKKANLKGYGR from the coding sequence ATGGCTAAGAAACCAGGACAAGATTTTCGTAGTGCTCAGAGCGGCTTAAGTGAATTAAAGTCGCGCTTGTTATTCGTAATTGGTGCACTTTTAGTATTCCGAGCAGGCTCTTTTGTGCCGATTCCTGGTATTGACGCTGCTGTACTTGCCGATTTGTTCGAACAGCAAAAAGGTACCATCGTTGAAATGTTTAACATGTTCTCCGGTGGTGCTCTTGAGCGTGCATCTATATTAGCGTTGGGCATTATGCCGTATATTTCGGCATCTATTGTTGTCCAACTGCTAACTGTAGTTCATCCAGCGTTAGCTGAACTCAAAAAAGAGGGTGAAGCAGGCCGTCGTAAGATCAGCCAATATACACGCTACGGCACGCTTGTACTTGCGACATTCCAGGCTATTGGTATTGCAACAGGCTTACCAAACATGGTCGACAATCTGGTTGTTATCAACCAAACCATGTTTACGCTAATTGCTACCGTAAGTTTAGTAACCGGCACCATGTTCCTAATGTGGTTAGGTGAACAAATTACTGAGCGTGGAATTGGTAACGGTATTTCGTTACTTATTTTTGCAGGTATTGTTGCTGGATTGCCTTCAGCAATCGGTCAAACAATCGAGCAAGCGCGTCAAGGTGAATTGCATGTACTTCTTCTGCTGTTGATTGCGGTACTAGCTTTTGCAGTTATTTACTTTGTTGTTTTCATGGAGCGTGGTCAGCGTCGTATCGTTGTAAACTACGCGAAGCGTCAACAAGGTCGTAAAGTATTTGCTGCTCAAAGCACTCACTTGCCTCTTAAAATTAATATGGCAGGTGTTATACCAGCAATCTTTGCATCAAGCATTATCCTGTTTCCAGGAACATTGGCTCAGTGGTTTGGCCAGAATGGTGAGAGCAGCGCGTTTGGTTGGTTAACTGACGTGTCCTTGGCTCTTAGCCCAGGTCAACCGTTGTATGTAATGCTTTATGCAGCAGCGATTATTTTCTTCTGTTTCTTCTACACGGCGTTGGTTTTCAACCCGCGTGAAACAGCAGATAACCTGAAGAAGTCAGGTGCATTCGTACCCGGCATCCGCCCAGGTGAGCAGACAGCTAAGTATATTGATAAAGTAATGACGCGTTTAACCCTAGCTGGTGCGCTATACATTACCTTTATCTGTCTGATTCCGGAGTTCATGATGGTCGCGTGGAACGTACGTTTCTACTTCGGCGGTACATCTCTACTTATCGTAGTTGTTGTTATCATGGACTTTATGGCACAGGTACAGACTCATATGATGTCTCAACAGTATGATTCTGTGTTGAAGAAAGCGAATCTGAAAGGTTACGGCCGTTAA
- the rpsD gene encoding 30S ribosomal protein S4 has product MARYLGPKLKLSRREGTDLFLKSGVRAIDTKCKIDNAPGVHGARRGRLSEYGVQLREKQKVRRMYGVLEKQFRNYYKEAARLKGNTGENLLQLLEGRLDNVVYRMGFGATRAEARQLVSHKAILVNGKVVNVPSFKVAANDVVSIREKAKQQSRIKAALEVAEQREKPTWIEVDGGKMEGTFKRMPERSDLSADINEQLIVELYSK; this is encoded by the coding sequence ATGGCAAGATATTTGGGTCCTAAGCTGAAGCTTAGCCGTCGTGAAGGCACTGACTTATTTCTTAAGTCTGGTGTTCGCGCGATCGATACCAAGTGTAAAATTGATAACGCACCAGGTGTACACGGCGCTCGTCGCGGTCGTCTATCTGAGTATGGCGTTCAGCTTCGTGAGAAGCAAAAAGTTCGTCGTATGTACGGCGTTCTAGAAAAACAATTCCGTAACTACTACAAAGAAGCAGCTCGCCTAAAAGGCAACACTGGTGAAAACCTACTTCAGCTTCTTGAAGGTCGTCTTGATAACGTAGTTTACCGCATGGGCTTTGGTGCGACTCGCGCAGAAGCACGTCAGCTAGTTAGCCACAAAGCTATCCTAGTTAACGGTAAAGTTGTAAACGTTCCTTCTTTCAAAGTTGCGGCTAACGACGTTGTTTCTATCCGCGAGAAAGCTAAACAGCAATCTCGTATTAAAGCGGCTCTAGAAGTTGCTGAACAACGCGAAAAACCAACTTGGATTGAAGTAGATGGCGGTAAGATGGAAGGTACGTTCAAGCGTATGCCTGAGCGTTCAGATCTGTCTGCTGACATCAACGAACAACTGATCGTCGAGCTTTACTCTAAGTAA
- a CDS encoding DNA-directed RNA polymerase subunit alpha: MQGSVTEFLKPRLVDIEQVSTTHAKVTLEPLERGFGHTLGNALRRILLSSMPGCAVTEVEIEGVLHEYSTKEGVQEDILEILLNLKGLAVRVAEGKDEVFITLNKSGSGPVVAGDITHDGDVEIANPEHVICHLTDDNAEIAMRIKVERGRGYVPASARIHTEEDERPIGRLLVDATYSPVDKIAYSVEAARVEQRTDLDKLVIDMETNGTLDPEEAIRRAATILAEQLDAFVDLRDVRVPEEKEEKPEFDPILLRPVDDLELTVRSANCLKAEAIHYIGDLVQRTEVELLKTPNLGKKSLTEIKDVLASRGLSLGMRLENWPPASIAED; encoded by the coding sequence ATGCAGGGTTCTGTAACAGAATTTCTTAAGCCACGTCTTGTTGACATCGAACAAGTTAGCACGACTCACGCAAAAGTAACTCTTGAGCCATTAGAGCGTGGCTTTGGTCATACTCTAGGTAATGCACTTCGCCGTATTCTTCTATCTTCTATGCCAGGTTGCGCAGTTACAGAAGTAGAGATTGAAGGCGTTCTACACGAATACAGCACTAAAGAAGGTGTTCAAGAAGATATTCTTGAAATTCTTCTAAACCTTAAAGGTTTGGCTGTACGCGTTGCCGAAGGCAAAGATGAAGTGTTTATTACACTGAACAAATCAGGCTCAGGCCCTGTGGTTGCAGGTGACATCACCCATGATGGTGATGTAGAGATCGCTAACCCAGAACACGTTATTTGTCACCTAACGGATGACAACGCTGAGATCGCAATGCGTATCAAAGTTGAACGTGGTCGTGGTTACGTTCCAGCTTCAGCTCGTATCCATACTGAAGAAGATGAGCGTCCAATTGGCCGCCTACTGGTTGACGCTACGTACAGCCCAGTAGACAAGATTGCTTACTCTGTTGAAGCAGCTCGTGTAGAGCAGCGTACAGACCTAGACAAGCTTGTTATCGACATGGAAACGAACGGTACTCTTGACCCTGAGGAAGCTATCCGTCGTGCAGCAACAATTCTTGCTGAACAATTGGATGCGTTCGTAGATCTACGTGATGTACGTGTACCTGAGGAGAAGGAGGAGAAGCCAGAATTCGATCCGATCCTACTGCGTCCTGTAGACGATCTTGAACTAACAGTTCGCTCTGCTAACTGTCTGAAAGCAGAAGCGATTCACTACATCGGTGATCTTGTACAGCGTACTGAGGTTGAGCTACTTAAAACGCCTAACCTTGGTAAAAAATCTCTTACTGAGATTAAAGACGTACTTGCATCACGTGGTCTGTCTCTGGGCATGCGCCTAGAAAACTGGCCACCAGCGTCTATCGCTGAAGATTAA
- the rplR gene encoding 50S ribosomal protein L18, whose product MDKKASRIRRATRARRKIAELGATRLVVHRTPRHVYAQVIAANGSEVIAAASTVEKAIREQVKYTGNIDAAKAVGKAIAERALEKGVESVAFDRSGFQYHGRVAALAESAREAGLKF is encoded by the coding sequence ATGGATAAGAAAGCATCTCGCATCCGTCGTGCTACACGCGCACGTCGTAAGATTGCAGAACTGGGTGCGACTCGCCTAGTTGTACACCGTACTCCTCGTCACGTGTACGCTCAGGTTATCGCAGCGAACGGCTCTGAGGTAATCGCAGCAGCTTCTACTGTAGAAAAAGCGATCCGTGAGCAAGTGAAGTACACTGGTAACATCGATGCAGCTAAAGCAGTAGGTAAAGCTATTGCAGAGCGCGCTCTTGAGAAAGGCGTTGAGTCAGTTGCATTTGATCGTTCTGGTTTCCAATACCACGGTCGAGTAGCGGCGCTAGCAGAATCTGCTCGCGAAGCTGGTCTGAAATTCTAA
- the rplN gene encoding 50S ribosomal protein L14: MIQMQSMLDAADNSGARSVMCIKVLGGSHRRYAHIGDVIKVTVKEAIPRGKVKKGDVLKAVVVRTRKGVRRPDGSVIRFDRNACVLLNDNTEQPIGTRIFGPVTRELRGDKFMKIVSLAPEVL; this comes from the coding sequence ATGATCCAAATGCAAAGTATGCTGGACGCAGCTGATAACTCAGGCGCTCGCAGCGTAATGTGTATTAAGGTTCTGGGTGGCTCTCACCGCCGTTATGCACATATCGGTGACGTCATCAAAGTTACTGTTAAGGAAGCAATTCCTCGCGGTAAAGTTAAGAAAGGTGACGTTCTGAAGGCGGTGGTAGTTCGCACCCGTAAAGGCGTACGTCGTCCAGACGGTTCTGTCATTCGCTTCGACCGTAATGCTTGCGTACTGTTAAATGACAATACTGAGCAACCAATCGGTACACGTATCTTTGGTCCTGTGACTCGCGAACTTCGTGGCGATAAGTTCATGAAGATCGTTTCACTGGCTCCAGAAGTTCTGTAA
- a CDS encoding FKBP-type peptidyl-prolyl cis-trans isomerase, producing MSEVKFETVEQKASYGIGLQMGQQLAGSGLEGLNVDAIAAGIATALVGDMPAIEIDEINQALQELHQRAEAVRQEAAKAAAADGEAFLKDNALRPEVTVLESGLQYEVITEGTGEIPTSDKQVRVHYHGELTDGTVFDSSVSRGQPAEFPVTGVIKGWVEALQLMPVGSKWKLYIPQDLAYGERGAGAAIPPFAALVFEVELLDIL from the coding sequence ATGTCTGAAGTAAAATTTGAGACTGTAGAGCAAAAAGCAAGCTACGGTATCGGTCTACAGATGGGTCAGCAACTTGCGGGTTCTGGTCTTGAAGGTTTGAACGTTGATGCTATCGCGGCAGGTATCGCGACTGCACTAGTTGGTGATATGCCAGCAATCGAAATTGACGAAATCAACCAAGCACTTCAAGAACTACATCAACGTGCTGAAGCAGTACGTCAAGAAGCAGCAAAAGCTGCAGCTGCTGATGGTGAAGCATTCCTGAAAGACAACGCTCTACGTCCAGAAGTAACGGTACTTGAGTCTGGTCTACAATATGAAGTTATCACTGAAGGTACTGGTGAAATCCCAACTTCTGACAAGCAAGTACGCGTTCACTACCACGGTGAGCTAACTGATGGCACTGTATTTGACAGCTCAGTATCACGCGGTCAACCAGCTGAGTTCCCTGTAACTGGCGTAATCAAAGGTTGGGTTGAAGCACTTCAACTAATGCCTGTTGGTTCTAAGTGGAAACTATACATCCCACAAGACCTTGCATACGGTGAGCGTGGCGCAGGTGCAGCAATCCCTCCATTTGCAGCACTAGTATTCGAAGTTGAGCTACTAGATATTCTATAA
- the rpsM gene encoding 30S ribosomal protein S13 yields MARIAGINIPDQKHAVIALTAIYGIGKTRSQAILAEVGIAENVKISELTEEQIDQLRDGVAKYTVEGDLRREVSMNIKRLMDLGCFRGLRHRRSLPLRGQRTKTNARTRKGPRKPIKK; encoded by the coding sequence ATGGCCCGTATAGCTGGCATTAACATTCCTGATCAGAAACATGCTGTAATCGCTCTAACAGCGATCTACGGCATCGGTAAAACTCGCTCTCAAGCTATCCTAGCTGAAGTGGGTATTGCTGAAAATGTGAAGATCAGTGAACTAACTGAAGAGCAGATCGATCAACTGCGTGATGGTGTAGCTAAGTACACTGTAGAAGGTGATCTACGTCGTGAAGTATCTATGAACATCAAGCGTCTTATGGACCTTGGCTGTTTCCGTGGTCTTCGTCATCGTCGCAGTCTACCACTACGTGGACAGCGTACTAAAACCAACGCTCGCACCCGTAAGGGTCCGCGTAAGCCGATCAAGAAATAA
- the rpmD gene encoding 50S ribosomal protein L30 — translation MATIKVTQTKSSIGRLPKHKACLKGLGLRKINHTVELEDTPCVRGMINKVYYMVKVEE, via the coding sequence ATGGCAACTATTAAAGTAACTCAAACTAAAAGCTCAATTGGTCGCCTACCAAAGCACAAAGCGTGTCTTAAAGGTCTGGGCCTTCGTAAAATCAACCACACAGTAGAACTTGAAGATACTCCGTGCGTACGCGGTATGATCAACAAGGTTTATTACATGGTTAAAGTTGAGGAGTAA
- the rplX gene encoding 50S ribosomal protein L24: MAAKIRRNDEVIVLAGKDKGKKGKVTKVLATGKVIVEGINLVKKHQKPVPALGQQGGIVEQEAAIDVSNVAIFNAATGKADRIGFRFEDGKKVRFFKSNGETVSN, encoded by the coding sequence ATGGCAGCTAAAATCCGTCGTAATGACGAAGTAATCGTTCTTGCTGGTAAAGATAAAGGCAAGAAAGGTAAAGTAACTAAGGTCCTAGCAACTGGTAAAGTTATCGTTGAAGGTATTAACCTTGTTAAGAAGCACCAAAAGCCGGTACCGGCTCTAGGTCAACAAGGTGGCATCGTTGAACAAGAAGCAGCAATTGATGTTTCTAACGTTGCAATCTTTAATGCAGCTACTGGTAAAGCTGACCGTATCGGTTTCCGTTTCGAAGATGGCAAGAAAGTTCGTTTCTTCAAGTCTAACGGCGAAACCGTTTCTAACTAA
- a CDS encoding LysM-like peptidoglycan-binding domain-containing protein: MNRRKKKKPQSVDYLSVLKEKYSSINWPAMKDQVKEKWNLFPKMNQRALMVMVPVVLLLLLIPFPEQQTETIDTEPKRVSIDINAKGLSEQTLAGSGNVDTTSNEWKEYRVKSGDTLAQVFRSSGLPMSDLNALVKVEGADKPLSYIKKGQLVRYKLNAEGKLDILQLEKSDQSVMFFRLSDGGFGRSK; the protein is encoded by the coding sequence ATGAATCGCAGAAAGAAAAAGAAACCACAATCAGTGGACTACCTTAGCGTGTTGAAAGAGAAGTACTCTTCAATTAACTGGCCTGCCATGAAAGATCAGGTAAAGGAAAAGTGGAATCTGTTTCCTAAAATGAATCAGCGCGCCCTTATGGTTATGGTTCCAGTTGTGTTGCTTTTATTACTGATTCCTTTTCCAGAGCAACAGACTGAAACAATAGATACCGAGCCTAAACGAGTCTCTATCGATATCAATGCTAAAGGCTTGAGTGAGCAAACTTTGGCTGGTTCAGGTAACGTGGATACAACGTCAAATGAGTGGAAAGAGTACCGAGTGAAGAGTGGCGATACACTTGCTCAAGTATTTCGTAGTAGTGGTTTACCTATGTCTGATTTGAATGCTTTGGTCAAAGTTGAAGGTGCTGACAAACCGCTAAGCTACATCAAAAAAGGTCAGTTAGTCCGCTATAAGTTAAACGCCGAAGGGAAGCTTGATATTTTGCAGCTAGAGAAGAGTGACCAATCAGTCATGTTTTTCCGTTTGTCTGACGGTGGATTTGGCCGCAGTAAATAA
- the rplE gene encoding 50S ribosomal protein L5: MAKLHDYYKSSVVAELTKQFSYTSVMQVPRIEKITLNMGVGEAINDKKLLENAASDMATISGQKPLITKARKSVAGFKIREGYPIGCKVTLRGERMWDFLERLISIALPRVRDFRGVSAKSFDGRGNYSMGVREQIIFPEIDFDKVDRVRGLDITITTSAGTDEEGRALLAAFNFPFRK, from the coding sequence ATGGCGAAACTGCATGATTACTACAAGTCGTCTGTAGTCGCTGAGCTGACCAAACAGTTCAGTTACACAAGCGTCATGCAAGTCCCTAGAATCGAGAAAATCACCCTAAACATGGGTGTTGGTGAAGCAATCAACGATAAGAAACTGCTAGAAAACGCAGCGTCTGATATGGCAACGATCTCTGGTCAGAAGCCACTTATCACAAAAGCGCGTAAATCTGTTGCAGGTTTCAAAATCCGTGAAGGCTACCCTATCGGTTGTAAAGTAACCTTGCGTGGCGAACGTATGTGGGATTTTCTTGAGCGTCTAATTTCGATCGCTCTTCCACGTGTACGTGACTTCCGTGGTGTTAGCGCTAAGTCTTTTGACGGTCGCGGTAACTACAGCATGGGCGTTCGCGAGCAAATCATCTTCCCGGAAATCGACTTTGATAAAGTTGATCGAGTACGCGGTCTAGACATCACTATTACGACGTCTGCTGGTACTGATGAGGAAGGCCGTGCTCTGCTGGCTGCCTTTAACTTCCCATTCCGTAAGTAA